In Setaria italica strain Yugu1 chromosome I, Setaria_italica_v2.0, whole genome shotgun sequence, the genomic window CTGCGACAGACGACGGTGATGGCCTACGAGATCGAGAAGGCCCTCCTCTTCCCTcttccctcttcctcctgccgCTGCGCTAGCCTCTCAATCAAGCCCGTTGCGTTTTGTCACCTTGTCCCAGCtctgcaacagcagcagcagcagcgtgcaCGTGCGTGGCCCACCGCCGCACGTCGGATCTCGTATTATTCCGCGCTCCATGGGGCAATTACACGATCGTCTTTTTCTACGTTCAACCCGACAATGATTCAGGCGAAGATTAACGGATCGAGCCCAGCTTTCAGGCATTGTTCATAAACAATGGCATGCACTACATCGTAGCATAGCTTCAAAGATTCCTGTAGCAATCGGATGAAGAAGCAATAAAGCCCCCATCTTATTAAgtactgagggggtgtttgggaggaggggctaaactttagccctgtcacatcggatgttcggatactaattaggaggactaaacataagctaattacaaaactaattgcagaacccctagtataaatcgcgagacgaatctattaagcctaattaatccattattagtgaatggttactgtagcaccacattgtcaaatcatgaactaattaggcttaatagatttgtctcgcgatttagcctagggattgtgtaattagttttgtaattagtctaaatttaatactcctaattagtgtccaaacatttgatgtgacggggctaaaatttaaccccctcctcccaaacaccccctaaccaAGCGAGAAAATAACTATTttttacttttattttttttcgagGAAGCATGGAGCTTATTCGATGAATGCCATTTTAGATGCTTTTCCGTGGCTTCAGATTTTGAAACTTGCAGAAAAACTACCAGAgctcgttttttttttctcacctATCACCAaaacagcttcttcttcttcctctgtcagTGATGGGCTGACTGCTCTTGCTTGCCGTGAAGTTCCCTCGCTTTCCACACACACGCAAGCGCGAGCTCACAGTTCCCAGGCCGCCACACGCGCGACCCAACAAAAAAGCAAACGAACACGCGAGCACAGCCAAACGTGTTCTTCCGCCCGGAAACAAAAACCCCTCCTTTTTCCCCCTTACCTCTCTTTCGATCCTTTTCCCCCACCCGCAATCCGAGAGCAAGGAGCCGTTTCCACTTTCCAGTGAGAGGGTAGCGGAGAGGGAGGCTCCAGCATCCCCCCATTGTGTAGGCTCCCGCCGgttcttgcggcggcggcgacgggttCCGCCGCGATGGATCaggacgcggcggcgagcctggtggcggcgcggcggacgcTGCGGGCGGGGGTGGACAAGTCCCGGGCGCTGGGGCACGCGCTGGCCCGCGCGGGGCCCCGGCTCGAGGAGATCCAGGCGGCGCTGCCGGCGCTGGAGGCCGCGGTGCGCCCGATCCGCGCGCCGAgggccgagctcgccgccgcggggccccACATCGACCGCGCCgtgggccccgccgccgcggtcctCAAGGTGTTCGACGCCGTGCACGGCCTCGAGCGCCCGCTCCTGGCGCCAGGcggcgcgggtgcgggcgcgggcggggacCTGCCCGGGTacctcgccgtcctcgcccaGCTCGAGGACGCGCGCCGGTTCCTCGCCGGCAACTGCGGCCTCGCCGCGCAGTGGCTCGCCGACATCGTCGAGTACCTCGGCGACCGCGACCTCGCCGACCCGCGCTTCCTCGCCGACCTCGGGGTCACGCTCGAGGGGCTCAAGGCGCCATCCGACGACCTCGACGGCGGGCTCCTGGCCGCCGCCCTCGATATTCTCGAGGCCGAGTtccgccgcctgctcgccgACCACTCCGCGCCGCTCGCGATGCCGAAgcccggcgcggcggtggcggcgccggcccgcgtgcccgcctccgccgtccacAAGCTCAGCCTCAGCCTCGATCGCCTCGTGGCCAACGGCAGGCAGGAACGCTGCGTGGCCGCTTACATTGATGCGCGAGGGAGTGTGGTCACTGCCAGTCTTGATGCCCTCGGCCTCGACTACCTACGCGACCCGGCTCAGGACGCGCAGGCATTGGGACCTGCCCTTGAGATGTGGGGGCAGCATTTGGAGTTTTTGGTGCGCCGCCTCCTCGAGTCAGAGCGGCAGCTCTGTGTCAAGGTGTTTGGGCAGCACAAGGAGGTTGCATCGGCGTGCTTTGCGGAGGTGGCAGCGCAGGCCGGTGTTCTTGATTTCTTGAGGTTTGGCCGTGCGGTTGTTGATGCTAAGAAGGACCCCATCAAGCTCCAGCGGTTGCTGGAGGTATTTGATTCTTTGAATAAGCTTAGGCTGGACTTCAATAGGTTATTTGGCGGTAAGGCGTGTGCAGAGATTCAGAGCCAGACTAGGGACCTTGTGAAGTTGTTGATAGATGGTGCTGTTGAGATTTTTGAGGAGTTGATTGTGCAGGTTGAGCTCCAGCGGCACATGCCTCCCCCATCTGATGGGGGTGTGCCGCGCTTAGTTACCTTTGTTGTCGAGTACTGCAACCGGCTACTTGGTGATCAATACAGACCGGTGCTTGGTCAGGTGATCACCATCCATCGCAGCTGGCGCAAAGAGGTGTTCAATGACAGGATGCTTGTTGACGCGGTGGTTAACATTGTCAAGGCCCTCGAAGCTAACTTTGATGTTTGGTCCAAGGCATATGACAATGCTATGCTGTCATATCTCTTCATGATGAACACACATTGGCATATCTTTAGGCATTTGAAGGCTACTAAGCTAGGGGAGATCTTGGGTGATGTGTGGCTGCGAGA contains:
- the LOC101766146 gene encoding exocyst complex component EXO70A1, whose product is MDQDAAASLVAARRTLRAGVDKSRALGHALARAGPRLEEIQAALPALEAAVRPIRAPRAELAAAGPHIDRAVGPAAAVLKVFDAVHGLERPLLAPGGAGAGAGGDLPGYLAVLAQLEDARRFLAGNCGLAAQWLADIVEYLGDRDLADPRFLADLGVTLEGLKAPSDDLDGGLLAAALDILEAEFRRLLADHSAPLAMPKPGAAVAAPARVPASAVHKLSLSLDRLVANGRQERCVAAYIDARGSVVTASLDALGLDYLRDPAQDAQALGPALEMWGQHLEFLVRRLLESERQLCVKVFGQHKEVASACFAEVAAQAGVLDFLRFGRAVVDAKKDPIKLQRLLEVFDSLNKLRLDFNRLFGGKACAEIQSQTRDLVKLLIDGAVEIFEELIVQVELQRHMPPPSDGGVPRLVTFVVEYCNRLLGDQYRPVLGQVITIHRSWRKEVFNDRMLVDAVVNIVKALEANFDVWSKAYDNAMLSYLFMMNTHWHIFRHLKATKLGEILGDVWLREHEQYKEYYLSMFIRESWGALAPLLNREGLILFSKGRATARDLVKQRLKTFNSSFDEMHCRQSSWVIPDKDLREKTCNLVVQTIVPTYRSYLQNYGPLVEQEGNTGRYVRFTVDGMEKMLGALYMPRPRRSASIQIKHSSDKITSAMTGLHRSASAVK